One window of Peteryoungia desertarenae genomic DNA carries:
- a CDS encoding exopolysaccharide biosynthesis protein: MTITIGFADTDRKTSDVLEDVIQSMDGEHITLREILSKMGESGLLLLCGLLSLPFLVPVSIPGVSTVFGAGIVLIGIAITFNRLPWLPSKIADRRLDREKLVPVLKRGVTILRKVDRYIRPRLPFLTTGVLMNRINGLMLTGAGVLLMAPLGFVPFSNTLPGVAILCMSAGISQRDGAMVAASYALIAATILYFSIIVLLAVSAGQSLTGLGG, translated from the coding sequence ATGACAATCACGATCGGCTTCGCAGATACCGACCGCAAGACCAGCGATGTGCTGGAAGATGTAATCCAGTCCATGGATGGTGAACACATCACGCTTCGCGAAATCCTGTCGAAGATGGGGGAGAGCGGCCTCCTGCTCCTGTGCGGCCTGTTGTCCTTGCCCTTTCTCGTCCCCGTGTCGATCCCGGGCGTTTCGACAGTGTTTGGTGCCGGCATTGTGCTGATCGGTATCGCGATCACCTTCAATCGCTTGCCTTGGCTGCCGTCGAAGATCGCCGATCGGCGGCTTGACCGGGAAAAGCTGGTTCCAGTCCTTAAGCGCGGGGTCACCATCCTGCGCAAGGTCGATCGCTATATTCGCCCGCGCCTGCCGTTCCTGACAACGGGTGTGCTGATGAACCGGATCAACGGCCTGATGTTGACGGGGGCAGGTGTCCTTCTGATGGCACCGCTTGGTTTCGTGCCCTTTTCCAATACGCTGCCTGGCGTCGCCATCCTCTGCATGTCGGCTGGTATTTCGCAGCGGGACGGAGCGATGGTGGCCGCCAGCTATGCGCTGATTGCTGCGACAATTCTCTATTTCAGCATCATCGTGCTTCTGGCTGTGAGCGCCGGACAGAGCCTGACGGGACTGGGTGGGTGA
- a CDS encoding DMT family transporter — protein sequence MSETEAVKPTGNALLIHAKGREKLKAHLAMLLFAALIAGSFSFGGMAARHMDAGPLTLWRYLLTVLVMGLLTFAVLRVPFSLPRRIWRFAILGGLIAVYMVTMFTALEFTSPVQTGAVFTLMPLISAGFALIFIGQRTRPDVLSALIIAALGAIWVIFRADVAAILSFDIGTGELIYLVGVICHGAYVPLIRKFGHGENPLAFGFWVIVFTIPWLLPGGAVPLAETDFAALPLTVWATILYLSVVTTALTFMLLQYASMRLPAPKVLGYGYLTPTFIILLEGVLGNGWASPAVFVGALVTAAGLLVMGLLRD from the coding sequence ATGTCGGAGACGGAAGCCGTAAAGCCGACCGGCAATGCCCTGCTGATCCATGCCAAGGGTCGGGAAAAGCTGAAGGCCCATCTCGCCATGCTGCTCTTCGCGGCCCTGATTGCCGGATCTTTCTCTTTCGGTGGCATGGCCGCACGCCACATGGATGCCGGTCCGCTGACGCTCTGGCGTTATCTGCTGACTGTTCTCGTCATGGGCTTGCTGACCTTTGCCGTCTTGCGCGTGCCCTTTTCCCTGCCCCGCCGCATCTGGCGCTTCGCCATCCTGGGTGGCCTGATTGCTGTCTATATGGTGACCATGTTCACCGCGCTGGAGTTTACCAGTCCGGTCCAGACGGGTGCGGTCTTTACCCTGATGCCGCTGATCAGTGCAGGTTTCGCCCTGATTTTCATTGGCCAGCGCACGCGGCCGGACGTCTTGTCCGCCCTGATCATTGCTGCCCTGGGTGCCATCTGGGTTATCTTTCGCGCCGATGTGGCAGCGATCCTTTCCTTTGATATCGGCACCGGCGAGCTGATTTACCTGGTCGGAGTGATCTGTCACGGTGCCTATGTGCCGCTTATCCGCAAATTCGGCCATGGCGAAAACCCGCTTGCCTTTGGCTTCTGGGTTATAGTCTTCACCATCCCCTGGCTGTTACCGGGTGGTGCTGTTCCTCTTGCCGAGACAGATTTTGCCGCGCTGCCTCTGACAGTCTGGGCCACGATCCTCTATCTCTCGGTTGTCACCACCGCACTGACCTTCATGTTGTTGCAATATGCCTCAATGCGTCTGCCAGCGCCGAAAGTGCTCGGCTATGGCTACCTGACGCCAACCTTTATCATCCTGCTGGAAGGTGTTCTTGGTAACGGCTGGGCATCGCCTGCCGTTTTCGTCGGCGCGCTGGTCACGGCAGCAGGATTGCTGGTCATGGGACTTCTGCGGGATTGA
- a CDS encoding TetR family transcriptional regulator C-terminal domain-containing protein, producing MAIPRAAQTLRRTRIQEEKEEIILEAALEVFSQRGFHGSTIDQIADVAGMSKPNLLYYFRTKEAMHRALIDRVLENWLEPLKAFDADGDPEEELCSYIRRKLEMARDFPRESRLFANEVLQGAPHIIGVLEGPLKELVDEKAEVIEAWIKAGKIRHCDPRHMIFSIWSTTQHYADFDVQVKAVLGPGQDGDDRFEQAAQFLEQLFVDGLIRPVDVALADS from the coding sequence ATGGCGATACCGAGAGCAGCGCAAACCTTGAGGCGAACCCGCATCCAGGAAGAGAAGGAAGAAATCATCCTTGAAGCCGCTCTCGAAGTCTTCTCGCAGCGTGGCTTTCACGGCTCCACGATCGACCAGATCGCAGACGTCGCGGGCATGTCGAAACCCAATCTGCTTTACTACTTCCGGACCAAGGAGGCGATGCATCGCGCCCTGATCGACCGTGTGCTGGAAAACTGGCTGGAGCCGCTGAAGGCATTTGACGCCGATGGTGATCCGGAGGAGGAGCTTTGCTCCTATATCCGCCGCAAACTGGAAATGGCACGCGATTTTCCCCGGGAAAGCCGGCTGTTTGCCAATGAAGTGCTGCAGGGCGCGCCGCATATCATCGGTGTTCTCGAAGGGCCGCTGAAGGAGCTGGTTGACGAAAAGGCCGAGGTCATCGAGGCCTGGATCAAGGCTGGCAAGATCCGACATTGCGATCCGAGACACATGATATTCTCCATCTGGTCAACGACCCAGCATTACGCAGACTTCGATGTTCAGGTGAAAGCGGTCCTCGGCCCAGGGCAGGACGGCGACGATCGCTTCGAGCAGGCGGCACAGTTTCTGGAACAGCTTTTTGTCGACGGACTGATTCGTCCGGTGGATGTCGCCCTCGCTGATAGTTGA
- a CDS encoding Zn-dependent hydrolase codes for MTAQTGTNLRVNGDRLWDMLMEMAKIGPGIAGGNNRQTLTDEDAEGRRLFQRWCEDAGLTMGVDQMGTMFMTRAGTDPDALPVYVGSHLDTQPTGGKYDGVLGVLAGLELVRTMNDLGIKTKHPIVVTNWTNEEGARFAPAMLASGVFAGMHTLDYAYNRKDMEGKSFGDELKRIGWLGDEEVGARKMHAYFEYHIEQGPILEAEQKQIGVVTHCQGLWWLEFTLTGREAHTGSTPMNMRVNAGLAMARILEMVQEVAMSEQPGAVGGVGQMKFSPNSRNVLPGTVVFTVDIRTPSQEKLDRMRAKIEAQAAEICAALGVGCSVEAVGHFDPVTFDETLVASVRNAAERLGYSHMNIISGAGHDACWAARVAPSTMIMCPCVGGLSHNEAEEISKDWAAAGCDVLLQAVLETAEIVA; via the coding sequence ATGACGGCGCAAACCGGCACGAACCTGCGTGTGAACGGAGATCGGCTCTGGGACATGCTGATGGAAATGGCGAAGATTGGCCCCGGCATTGCCGGCGGCAACAATCGCCAGACCCTGACAGATGAAGATGCCGAAGGTCGCAGACTGTTTCAGCGCTGGTGCGAGGACGCTGGTCTCACCATGGGCGTCGACCAGATGGGCACCATGTTCATGACGCGCGCGGGCACCGATCCGGATGCCCTTCCCGTCTATGTCGGGAGCCATCTCGACACCCAGCCGACAGGCGGCAAATATGACGGCGTGCTCGGCGTGCTGGCCGGCCTCGAGCTGGTGCGCACCATGAATGACCTCGGCATCAAGACGAAGCATCCGATCGTCGTGACCAATTGGACGAACGAGGAAGGCGCACGCTTTGCGCCAGCCATGCTGGCATCCGGCGTCTTCGCTGGCATGCACACACTCGACTACGCCTATAACCGCAAGGATATGGAGGGAAAGAGTTTCGGCGACGAGTTGAAGCGCATCGGCTGGCTGGGCGATGAGGAAGTGGGCGCACGAAAGATGCATGCCTATTTCGAATACCATATCGAACAGGGTCCGATCCTCGAAGCCGAGCAAAAGCAGATCGGCGTGGTCACCCACTGTCAGGGCCTCTGGTGGCTCGAATTCACCCTGACTGGCAGGGAGGCCCATACCGGCTCCACGCCAATGAACATGCGCGTCAATGCCGGCCTGGCCATGGCGCGGATCCTGGAAATGGTCCAGGAGGTCGCCATGAGCGAACAGCCAGGTGCCGTCGGCGGCGTCGGGCAGATGAAATTCTCGCCGAATTCCCGCAATGTGCTTCCGGGCACCGTCGTCTTCACCGTCGATATTCGCACGCCGTCACAGGAAAAGCTCGACCGAATGCGTGCCAAGATCGAGGCACAGGCGGCCGAAATCTGTGCTGCCCTTGGCGTCGGCTGTTCGGTAGAGGCCGTTGGCCATTTCGATCCCGTCACTTTTGACGAAACGCTGGTTGCAAGCGTCCGGAACGCCGCCGAACGCCTCGGCTACAGCCACATGAACATCATCTCCGGCGCCGGCCACGACGCCTGCTGGGCCGCAAGGGTTGCGCCTTCAACCATGATCATGTGTCCCTGTGTCGGCGGCCTGTCGCACAACGAGGCCGAGGAGATCTCGAAGGACTGGGCCGCAGCGGGCTGCGATGTCCTGCTGCAGGCCGTTCTGGAGACAGCGGAGATCGTCGCGTGA